The Leadbetterella byssophila DSM 17132 DNA window AGGTAAGCAAACCTTCCCAAAGTAGTTTACTCGGCTTTAGTTTCTTCAAAACTCAAGGAGATTGGCAGATTCGTATCTCTGCAAAGAGTATCGAACGAATCCGAGAGAAGTTACGTCAAAATACTCGACGTAATACAGCTACTCCTATGCATGAGCGACTGACTAAACTACGGCAAATTATTCACGGCTGGGTGGATTACTTTCGTATAGCAACGAATAAGAAGGTGATGGTAACACTAGATGAACTAGTGCGAAGACGCTTGCGTGTTCTGCTTTGGAAGCAATGGAAGACCGCAGGTAATCGAATTCGGAACTTAATGAAACTGGGAGCCAAACGCTGGCTTGCCTACCAACATGCGAACACCCGTAAATCCTATACTCGGACAGGGACAAGCCCTATCGTTCAAACAACGCTAACAAACTCATACTTTACTAAATTAGGTTACGAAGGATTTGCAGACTACTATTACTGGAGAACAACGCATCAAACGACGTTATTCTAACAAACCGCCTTGGTACGGATCCGTATGCCGGGTGGTGTGAGAGGACAGATAGGGAAATAATCCCTATCTTCCTACTCGATATAAGATGCTTGATTAAGCTACTTCTCCTTGAGCGATTAGGTTCAAGGCTGCACCCGCTTTAAACCATTTGATTTGAGCTTCGTTATAAGTATGGTTCACTACGATTTCGTCTTTAGAACCGTCCTTATGATGAGCTACTACTGTTAATGGTTTGCCAGGAGCAAAAGTAGTTAGACCTAAGATATCAAAAGTATCATCTTCCTGAATCTTGTCATAGTCTGCAGCATTAGCAAATGTTAAGGCTAGCATACCTTGTTTTTTCAGGTTAGTCTCATGAATACGAGCGAAAGATTTTACCAAGATAGCTCTTACGCCTAGGTGACGTGGCTCCATTGCCGCGTGCTCTCTTGAAGAACCTTCACCATAGTTTTCATCACCAACTACGATAGAACCGATTCCAGCTGCTTTATAAGCACGTTGAGTAGCCGGAACTTCACCGTACTCTCCTGTCAATTGGTTTTTCACTTTGTTAGTGGCATCATTAGCAAAGTTTACAGCACCGATCAACAAGTTATTTGAGATATTGTCCAAGTGTCCTCTATACTTCAACCAAGGACCGGCCATAGAGATGTGGTCAGTAGTACACTTACCTTTGGCTTTGATTAAAAGCTTAAGTCCGGTAAGGTCTGTTCCTTCCCAAGGTTTGAAAGGATCTAATAATTGAAGTCTGTCTGACTTCGGACTAACTTTTACTTTAACGTTTTTACCGCTTCTAGCAGGTTTTTGGTATCCCGCATCAATTACATCAAATCCTCTTGGAGGTAATTCTACTCCAAGTGGTGGATCTAATTTTACCTGTTCACCTTTTTCGTTAGTGATGGTATCTTTTGCAGGGTTGAAGGTTAAATCACCGGCAATGGCAAAAGCTGTAACGATTTCAGGAGAAGCTACAAATGCATGGGTATTTGGGTTACCGTCAGCTCTCTTAGCGAAGTTACGGTTAAAGGAAGTGATGATAGAGTTTCTTTCTCCTTTTTCCGCACCATGACGTGCCCATTGACCGATACAAGGGCCACAAGCATTAGCTAAAGTAACACCACCGATTTTAGCAAAAGTGTCAAGTAGACCATCTCTTTCTGCTGTGAAACGTACCATTTCAGAGCCAGGAGTGATAGTATATTGGGCTTTTGCTTTGATGTGTTTGTCAGCTGCTTGCTGAGCTATAGAGGCTGCACGAGTTAAGTCTTCGTAAGAGGAGTTTGTACAAGAACCGATCAAGCCTACAGAAAGCTCTTGAGGCCATTTGTTCTTCTTAACTGCAGCAGCGAATTTACTTAGAGGCCAAGCTAAGTCCGGAGTGAAAGGACCGTTAATTCTTGGTTCTAATTTACTCAAGTTGATTTCGATTACTTCATCGTAATAA harbors:
- a CDS encoding aconitate hydratase — translated: MKVFDLDMIKAVYARIPERVDAAKQLLGRPMTLSEKILYAHLWENLPGKPYTRGVDYVDFAPDRVAMQDATAQMALLQFMQAKREKVAVPSTVHCDHLIQAKVGATEDLKTATETNKEVYDFLSSVSNKYGIGFWKPGAGIIHQVVLENYAFPGGMMIGTDSHTPNAGGLGMVAIGVGGADACDVMSGLAWELKMPKLIGVKLTGTLKGWASPKDIILEVAGRLTVKGGTGAIVEYFGTGADKLSATGKGTICNMGAEIGATTSIFGYDKKMAKYLMATGRRSVAIAANKIKNYLRPDQECIDNPQAYYDEVIEINLSKLEPRINGPFTPDLAWPLSKFAAAVKKNKWPQELSVGLIGSCTNSSYEDLTRAASIAQQAADKHIKAKAQYTITPGSEMVRFTAERDGLLDTFAKIGGVTLANACGPCIGQWARHGAEKGERNSIITSFNRNFAKRADGNPNTHAFVASPEIVTAFAIAGDLTFNPAKDTITNEKGEQVKLDPPLGVELPPRGFDVIDAGYQKPARSGKNVKVKVSPKSDRLQLLDPFKPWEGTDLTGLKLLIKAKGKCTTDHISMAGPWLKYRGHLDNISNNLLIGAVNFANDATNKVKNQLTGEYGEVPATQRAYKAAGIGSIVVGDENYGEGSSREHAAMEPRHLGVRAILVKSFARIHETNLKKQGMLALTFANAADYDKIQEDDTFDILGLTTFAPGKPLTVVAHHKDGSKDEIVVNHTYNEAQIKWFKAGAALNLIAQGEVA